The sequence GCGGGCGAGCAGGTCGTCGAACCCCCCCGACCCGACCGCGCGGCGGCGCTGCCCGGGGGGGGCGCGACCGCGGCCGGCACCGGGCGACCCGGCGCCGAACATGCCGCCGAAGATGTCCTCGAAGCCTGCGCCGCCGGCGCCGCCCGGCCCGCCGCTGCCCGCGGTGAACCGCGCGCCGGAGCGCATCGCCCGGACCGCGTCGTACTGCTGGCGCTTCTCGGGGTCCGAGAGCACCGAGTAGGCCTCGCCGACCTCCTTGAACCGCTTCTCCGACGCCGCGTCACCGCCGTTGGCGTCGGGGTGGTGCGTGCGGGCGAGCGTGCGGTACGCCTTCTTCACGGCCGCGGCGTCGGCGGTCTTCGGCACGCCGAGCACGCCGTAGAAGTCCTTCTCGAGCCAGTCCTGTCCAGTCATCGTGACCCCGATGGTGCAAGGTTGCGTCGGGTCGTGTCAAGTTTGGCGCGCGTCACGCGGTGAGCGACGCGGCGGTGCGCAGCGACTCCCGCAGGGCGTCGAGGTAGACGTGGGACACCTCGAACGGCACGAAGCCGTTGGCGACGACGACGGCCGGGTTGGCCCGCTCGTGGCCGACGACCGCGCGCAGCGCCATGCCGACCGGGCCCTCGCCGTGGAGCACTGCGGCGGCGATCGACGGGTCCACCCCGCTGGAGCGCAGCGTCTCGGCCGGGTCGGTGCCGAGCACCTCCGACACCGCGGACAGCAGGCCGGCGGTGT comes from Aquipuribacter hungaricus and encodes:
- a CDS encoding DnaJ domain-containing protein, which gives rise to MTGQDWLEKDFYGVLGVPKTADAAAVKKAYRTLARTHHPDANGGDAASEKRFKEVGEAYSVLSDPEKRQQYDAVRAMRSGARFTAGSGGPGGAGGAGFEDIFGGMFGAGSPGAGRGRAPPGQRRRAVGSGGFDDLLAR